The Siniperca chuatsi isolate FFG_IHB_CAS linkage group LG2, ASM2008510v1, whole genome shotgun sequence genome window below encodes:
- the r3hcc1 gene encoding R3H and coiled-coil domain-containing protein 1, with protein MAFHDNRYLPKHECQFVHHVKGELQTYQQKSNHNSVLLFPPLPSRLRYLIHRTIEDWPEFTTFSVGESWCRRVVVCHSELRGEVEEDNDLESNNSLCEELLISRSREEIEGNAKPKSSIPSRSRGPKRPDKPLYMPRAARERLSLQNSQGPSGDQELPGPASSNCSCISSSSDSCSCPETTENTKSSSSSRQESLPSVADGILNHVADSSVLCPHVLTLHEAGPLVWDQTVSCFADITLEEDEKDKEDFASVPCSDVTEEIKAHLKEAATVSIEHVHNDYSIYMNVCITIDPAEFRHVIEIYDFPSIFRTDDLLDAFTEYSDGGMKIKWVDNTHALGVFSSEPAALHALSICHPLLKARALAEGSKKAKAKAIRWAEFIQPVKERPRTDCAVAQRMVTRALGLHGRGRVQRY; from the exons ATGGCATTTCACGATAACCGTTATCTCCCAAAGCATGAATGTCAGTTCGTGCATCATGTCAAGGGGGAGCTGCAAACATACCAACAGAAGAGCAACCACAACAG TGTGCTCCTGTTCCCCCCTCTACCCAGCAGACTGCGATACCTGATCCACAGGACCATAGAGGACTGGCCAGAGTTCACCACCTTCTCAGTCGGGGAGAGCTGGTGCCGTAGAGTGGTGGTCTGCCATTCTGAACTCAG GGGTGAGGTAGAGGAAGACAATGACTTGGAGAGCAACAACAGCTTGTGTGAAGAGCTCCTAATAAGTAGAAGTAGGGAGGAGATAGAGGGCAATGCCAAGCCTAAATCTTCGATCCCATCGCGAAGCCGAGGACCTAAGAGGCCGGACAAACCCCTTTACATGCCACGAGCTGCTCGGGAGAGACTGTCCTTACAAAACTCACAAGGACCCTCGGGAGACCAAGAGTTGCCCGGTCCAGCCTCAAGTAACTGTAGCTGCATCAGCAGTTCATCTGACTCTTGTTCCTGTCCTGAaactacagaaaacacaaagtccTCATCGTCATCCAGACAAGAATCTCTCCCCAGTGTAGCGGACGGCATCCTCAACCATGTTGCTGACAGTTCAGTGCTTTGTCCTCACGTACTGACGCTGCATGAAGCTGGGCCCCTAGTCTGGGACCAGACTGTGTCCTGCTTTGCTGACATAACTCTGGAGGAGGATGAGAAGGACAAGGAAGACTTCGCTAGTGTGCCATGCAGTGATGTAACTGAAGAG ATCAAGGCACATCTGAAAGAGGCAGCGACTGTTTCCATTGAGCACGTTCACAATGACTACTCcatatatatgaatgtgtgtatcacTATCGACCCGGCTGAGTTTCGCCACGTGATCGAGATCTATGACTTCCCATCTATATTCAGAACAGATGACCTCCTGGATGCTTTCACAGAGTACAG tgATGGTGGAATGAAGATCAAGTGGGTAGACAACACACATGCCCTGGGGGTTTTCTCCAGTGAGCCGGCAG CACTCCATGCCCTCTCCATCTGTCATCCGCTGCTGAAGGCAAGAGCGCTAGCTGAAGGGAGTAAAAAAGCCAAAGCCAAGGCCATTAGATGGGCAG AGTTTATCCAGCCAGTGAAGGAACGTCCTAGGACAGACTGTGCTGTTGCCCAGCGGATGGTGACCAGAGCCCTGGGGCTGCATGGACGAGGCAGAGTGCAGCGATATTGA
- the golga7 gene encoding golgin subfamily A member 7, translated as MAETHSLQDLQQPAVSSKVFVQRDYGSGTICKFHTKFPSELEPRLDKQQFEETIQTLNNLYAEAEKLGGKSYLEGCLACLTAYTIFLCMETHYEKVLKKITRYIKDQNEKIYAPRGLLLTDPIERGLRVVEITIFEDRSIGSGR; from the exons ATGGCTGAG aCCCACAGCTTACAGGACCTCCAGCAGCCAGCTGTCTCCTCCAAGGTGTTTGTTCAGAGAGACTACGGCTCAGGAACCATCTGCAAGTTCCACACCAAGTTCCCCTCTGAACTTGAGCCAAGG CTTGATAAGCAGCAGTTTGAGGAAACCATCCAGACTCTAAACAATCTGTATGCAGAGGCAGAGAAACTAGGGGGCAAGTCTTATTTGGAGGGCTGCCTGGCTTGTCTAACTGCCTATACAATCTTCCTCTGTATGGAGACACACTACGAAAAG GTGTTAAAAAAGATCACCAGGTACATTAAGGACCAGAATGAGAAGATATATGCTCCCAGGGGCTTGCTGTTGACTGACCCCATAGAGAGAGGCCTCAGAGTC GTTGAAATTACCATCTTTGAAGACAGAAGTATTGGCTCTGGAAGATAA
- the rplp0 gene encoding 60S acidic ribosomal protein P0 isoform X1, translated as MPREDRATWKSNYFMKIIQLLDDYPKCFIVGADNVGSKQMQTIRLSLRGKAVVLMGKNTMMRKAIRGHLENNPALEKLLPHIKGNVGFVFTKEDLAEVRDMLLANKVPAAARAGAIAPCDVTVPAQNTGLGPEKTSFFQALGITTKISRGTIEILSDVNLIKTGDKVGASEATLLNMLNISPFSFGLIIQQVYDNGSVYSPEVLDITEASLHARFLEGVRNIASVCMEIGYPTLASVPHSIINGYKRVLAVAVETDYSFPLADKVKAFLADPSAFAAVAAPAAAAQTAAAPAAAKEEVKEESEESDDDMGFGLFD; from the exons ATGCCCAGGGAAGACAGGGCCACGTGGAAGTCCAACTATTTTATGAAAATCATC CAACTTTTGGATGACTATCCAAAATGCTTCATCGTGGGTGCAGACAACGTGGGCTCAAAGCAGATGCAGACCATCCGTCTGTCTCTGCGTGGCAAGGCTGTGGTGCTAATGGGTAAAAACACCATGATGCGCAAAGCCATTCGTGGCCACCTGGAGAACAATCCTGCTCTGGAGAA GCTCCTGCCCCACATCAAAGGAAACGTGGGCTTTGTCTTCACCAAGGAGGATCTGGCTGAGGTCAGGGACATGCTGCTGGCCAACAAG GTACCTGCAGCTGCCCGTGCTGGAGCCATCGCCCCTTGTGATGTGACTGTGCCAGCCCAGAACACTGGTCTGGGTCCAGAGAAGACCTCTTTCTTCCAGGCTCTGGGTATCACCACCAAGATCTCTAGGGGAACCATTGAAATCTTG AGTGACGTCAATCTGATCAAGACTGGCGACAAGGTTGGTGCCAGCGAGGCCACACTGCTCAACATGCTGAACATCTCGCCCTTCTCCTTCGGGCTCATCATCCAGCAGGTGTATGACAATGGCAGTGTTTACAGTCCTGAGGTGCTCGACATCACAGAGGCTTCTCTGCATGCCAGGTTCCTGGAG gGTGTGAGGAACATCGCTAGTGTGTGTATGGAGATTGGCTACCCCACTTTGGCCTCTGTACCCCACTCCATCATCAATGGCTACAAGAGAGTCCTGGCTGTCGCTGTTGAGACTGACTACTCCTTCCCGCTGGCAGACAAG GTCAAAGCCTTCCTGGCTGACCCATCTGCTTTTGCTGCTGTCGCAgcacctgcagcagctgcccaaactgctgctgctccagctgctgCTAAGGAGGAGGTTAAGGAGGAGTCTGAAGAATCAGATGATGACATGGGCTTTGGCCTGTTCGACTAA
- the rplp0 gene encoding 60S acidic ribosomal protein P0 isoform X2 → MQTIRLSLRGKAVVLMGKNTMMRKAIRGHLENNPALEKLLPHIKGNVGFVFTKEDLAEVRDMLLANKVPAAARAGAIAPCDVTVPAQNTGLGPEKTSFFQALGITTKISRGTIEILSDVNLIKTGDKVGASEATLLNMLNISPFSFGLIIQQVYDNGSVYSPEVLDITEASLHARFLEGVRNIASVCMEIGYPTLASVPHSIINGYKRVLAVAVETDYSFPLADKVKAFLADPSAFAAVAAPAAAAQTAAAPAAAKEEVKEESEESDDDMGFGLFD, encoded by the exons ATGCAGACCATCCGTCTGTCTCTGCGTGGCAAGGCTGTGGTGCTAATGGGTAAAAACACCATGATGCGCAAAGCCATTCGTGGCCACCTGGAGAACAATCCTGCTCTGGAGAA GCTCCTGCCCCACATCAAAGGAAACGTGGGCTTTGTCTTCACCAAGGAGGATCTGGCTGAGGTCAGGGACATGCTGCTGGCCAACAAG GTACCTGCAGCTGCCCGTGCTGGAGCCATCGCCCCTTGTGATGTGACTGTGCCAGCCCAGAACACTGGTCTGGGTCCAGAGAAGACCTCTTTCTTCCAGGCTCTGGGTATCACCACCAAGATCTCTAGGGGAACCATTGAAATCTTG AGTGACGTCAATCTGATCAAGACTGGCGACAAGGTTGGTGCCAGCGAGGCCACACTGCTCAACATGCTGAACATCTCGCCCTTCTCCTTCGGGCTCATCATCCAGCAGGTGTATGACAATGGCAGTGTTTACAGTCCTGAGGTGCTCGACATCACAGAGGCTTCTCTGCATGCCAGGTTCCTGGAG gGTGTGAGGAACATCGCTAGTGTGTGTATGGAGATTGGCTACCCCACTTTGGCCTCTGTACCCCACTCCATCATCAATGGCTACAAGAGAGTCCTGGCTGTCGCTGTTGAGACTGACTACTCCTTCCCGCTGGCAGACAAG GTCAAAGCCTTCCTGGCTGACCCATCTGCTTTTGCTGCTGTCGCAgcacctgcagcagctgcccaaactgctgctgctccagctgctgCTAAGGAGGAGGTTAAGGAGGAGTCTGAAGAATCAGATGATGACATGGGCTTTGGCCTGTTCGACTAA